From Haemophilus parainfluenzae:
CCATAGTTTATTTTTTACCTGAATGACCAAAACCGCCTTCACCACGCTCAGTTTCGGCAAATTCGCTGACAATATTGAATTCAGCTTGTACGACTGGCACAAAAACTAACTGTGCAATGCGGTCACCAACTTCAATTTTGAACGGTTCATGACCACGATTCCATACAGACACCATTAATGGGCCTTGATAATCTGAATCAATTAAGCCCACTAAGTTACCTAATACGATACCGTGTTTATGACCTAAACCTGAACGAGGCAGAATCACGGCTGCAAGGTTCGGATCGGCAATATAAATTGAAAGGCCTGTTGGGATAAGTTTAGTTTCGCCAGGTTGAATTTCAATGCCCTCTTCAAGCAATGCACGCAAATCCAAACCGGCTGAACCCTCAGTTGCATAAGTTGGTAAAGGAAATTCGTTGCCAATACGACTATCTAAAATTTTTACATCAATTTTTTTCATGCTTATTTATCCTTTAAAAGAAATCTGTCATACAAAAGTGCGGTCACAAAATCCAACGAATTTTGAAGGTATTTTATTTGTGATAATGCTCAACAATTTCGGTGACCAACACTTCTGCCAATTTATTTTTATCCGCTAACGGCAACGCTTTTTCGCCTGTTCCCCAAAAGATCTGCAAGGCATTTTGATCTTGTCCGAATACTTGCCCACCCGATACATCATTAGCACAAATCATATCTAAATTTTTGTGTTGAAGTTTGCTCTTCGCATATTCAGCGACATTTTGCGTTTCAGCTGCAAAGCCCACCACAAATGGACGATCTTTTTCTAAACTTGCCACACTCGCGATAATGTCTGGATTTTTCACCAATTTAAGAGAAAGCGCATCGTTATCATTGGTTTTCTTAATTTTTTGATCAGCGACTTCCGCCACTCGATAATCAGCCACAGCGGCACAGCCAATAAAGATGCGATTTTTGACCGCACTCTCAAGGGAGGCTTGCCACATTTCATGGGCGGTTGTCACATCAATACGATGAACGTTTTTCGGCGTAGCCAAATTAACAGGCCCTGCAATTAAGGTGACATTTGCCCCACGTTTTGCAAAGGCCTCGGCAATTGCAAAGCCCATTTTACCTGAGCTGTGATTAGAAATATAACGAACCGGATCGATAGCTTCACGCGTCGGACCAGCTGTAATCGTGACACTTAAATCAGCTAAATCTTGTTGAACCACAAAAAGTGATTGAAGCGATTCAAAGATTTCAGCGGGTTCTGACATTCTACCCGCTCCCACATCGCCACAAGCTTGAAAGCCACTATTTGGTCCAACAAAATGAATGCCTCGCGCAGAAAGGGCGGTCAAATTTTGTTGTGTTATCGCCTGACGGTACATCTGTTGATTCATGGCCGGTGCGAGCAAAATAGGCGCACCTGTCGCAAGACAAATCGTACTGAGTAAATCATTTGCCATGCCAACGGTTAAACGCGCAATAAAATCGGCACTAGCTGGCGCAATCACAATCGCATCAGCCCACTTGGCCAGCTCAATATGCCCCATGGCTAATTCAGCTTGAGGATCAAGTAAAGATTGAGAAACCGCATTACCTGAAATGGCTTGTAGCGTTAAAGGTGTGACAAATTCAGTGGCTGCAGGCGTTAAAGCCACTCGAACTTCTGCGTTAGATTTGCGTAATAAACGAATAAACTCAATGGTTTTATAGGCGGCAATGCCTCCTGTAATCCCGACAACAATACGCTTTCCGCTCAAGCTCATTTGCTACTCCGCTACGACTTAATAGAATGGATATGTTTTGTGTGTTAGTACTTAACAACTTAAGGTCGCCTATTTTACTTCAAATTTCGCCAATAAAAAATTTTATTTTTGCGATCGCTATATCAAAAACAAAACTGATTTCTCGCAAAGATTGAAAACATCCTGAAAATTGACCGCACTTTTTTCTTTTCATTAATTAATATGCAGACAAACTCTCCTTTAATGCCTCGTGAAAAATTGTTGAAATATGGCGTTGAAGCCCTTGAAGATCACGAATTACTCGCTATTTTCTTACGAACAGGAATTAAAGGCTGCCCTGTCATGGCATTATCACATAGCGTGCTGCAACATTTTGGATCCCTTCGAGCCTTATTAAGCGCAGATAAAGAAGCCTTTTGCAAAGTAAAAGGATTAGGCATTACACAATTTGTTCAACTGCAAGCTACCACCGAAATGACAAAGCGGTATCTGAAGCAAGAATTACTGATAGAGCATGTATTTAGTGACACATCTACAGTAAAGCTTTATCTTCAAGCGGAGCTTCACCACGAAGAACGTGAAATTTTTATGGTGTTATTTTTAGATAATCAACATCGTTTGATTAAAAAAGAGCGGTTATTTTTAGGCACAATTAATGTGACGAATGTTTATCCACGTGAAATTATCAAAGAAAGCCTTTACTGCAATGCGGCCGCCTTAATTTTGGCTCACAACCATCCTTCTGGCCTAGCAGAACCGAGCTATTCCGACAAACTGATTACACAAAAAATTATTGAAGCTGCCGAGTTAATGGATATTCGTATTTTGGATCATTTTATTGTCGGCAAAGGGACTTGTTATTCTTTTGCTGAACATAATCTGCTATAGTTTTAGGAAATTTGATGATTTTTTATCATTTATTTCTATTTAAAGACGGAAAAATCGCTTTTATACTTGAGAAATAAAAATAAAGTCAGTATAATTTGCGACCTTTAATATAGTAAGTGGGTCGGATACTGCGACCTGACGAGGAAGCAAGCTTAGTTTTAAGCTTCATTATCCGAACCATAAGCTCGAGCTTATATTTAAATTATTGGAGATTATTATGTCTAGAGTTTGTCAAGTAACAGGCAAGCGTCCAGCTGTGGGTAACAACCGCTCACACGCGTTGAATGCGACACGTCGTCGTTTTCTTCCAAACCTTCACACTCACCGTTTCTGGGTTGAAAGTGAAAACCGTTTCGTGACCTTACGTTTAACGGCGAAAGGTATGCGTATTATTGATAAAAAAGGCATTGATGCAGTGTTAGCTGAAATCCGTGCTCGTGGCGAAAAAATCTAAGGAGCTAAAACATGGCAGCTAAAGGCGCTCGTGAGAAAATCCGTTTAGTTTCTACTGCAGAGACCGGTCACTTCTACACAACTGATAAAAACAAACGTAATATGCCTGAAAAAATGGAAATCAAAAAATTTGATCCAGTAGTGCGTAAACACGTTATCTATAAAGAAGCAAAAATCAAATAATTTTGCTGATTTGAAAAAAGCCCGACATTGTTCGGGTTTTTTTATATCACAAATTCATTACCGAGATTATCTATGCCTGAACTACCTGAAGTCGAAACAGCCCTACGCGGTATCACTCCCTATTTAAAAGGTTTTACCATCGAAAAAATTGTAGTGCGCCAACCCCAATTACGTTGGGTTGTCTCTCCTGAATTAACCACGCTCAAAAACGTCAAAATTTTAGATACTTCTCGTCGTGCGAAATATCTCATTATTCATACAGAAAAAGGTTATATCATTGGTCATTTAGGCATGTCCGGCTCCGTTCGAATTGTGCCGCACGATAGCCCTATTGATAAACACGATCACCTTGATATAGTGATGAATAATGACAAATTACTGCGTTATAACGACCCGAGACGCTTCGGTGCATGGTTATGGACTGAAAGCTTAGATGACTTTCATCTTTTCCTAAAACTTGGTCCAGAACCGCTTTCAGATGAATTTAACGCCGAATACCTTTTTAAAAAATCACGCAAAAAATCGACCGCACTTAAAACCTTTTTAATGGATAATGCTGTCGTCGTGGGTGTAGGAAATATTTATGCTAATGAAACACTCTTTTTATGTGGTTTGCACCCCATGAAATTAGCCGAAAATCTTACGCGAAACCAATGCGTCTTAATCGTTGAAACAATTAAAAACGTATTAGCAAAAGCCATTACACAAGGTGGTACAACATTAAAAGATTTTTTACAGCCCGATGGTCGCCCTGGTTATTTTGCTCAGGAATTGTTAGTTTACGGAAACAAAGATAAGCCTTGTCCAAAATGTGGCACAAAGATTGAAAGTATGATTATTGGGCAACGCAATAGCTTTTATTGCCCTCATTGTCAGAAAAAGAAATAGCTGTATAAAACGATATTTTTATGACATAAATTAAATACTAAAAAGGCATGGTTCCCCATGCCTTTTGTTTATTCACGATAAATTACCAGTGGTAACCTGCACCAACAGCTACACCCATTTTACCTTGCGTATCGCTAGTACCGGCTAAACGAATAATGATTTTACCGTTATCTGAAATACGTGACATACCTAATGCCACTGCATTTTGACCTTGGTAATTACCCGCTGCCACAGACACCATGCTCTTACCTGGAATGTAAGCTTGTGGTAATTGAGACGCCGCTAACGCGCTTGCTGTACCTGCATTGACACGTTTACCTAACTTTTTCACTTGACCATTTAAGTGGTTGATCTTGTTATTCACGTCAGCTTTTACTTCGTGTAATTGGCTGCCGTTTACCGCATCAGTACTGTCTGCCGCAATGCGTCCTGGTGCAACATTGGTAATTTGTTTATTACCTGCATCAATACCATTTTTAGTCATGCTTGGACCGTTTTTAATGGTAACGCCATTACCATCAATCACCGTATCACCCGCAGTAAATTTGTTTGCAGTTACGCTTTCCACTTTAAGGTTTTTCTTGATACCTACACGAACATTACCGCTCTTATCAATGTTTGTCATCACATTATCACCACCATCAAACTCACTCCAGTTTGTGTTGCTATCTGCGCCTTTCACATTGATTTGGCTATTTAATTTCGCATTGTAAACACCGCCTACATTCGCACCGAATTTTAAGCCATCACTTAATGTTGCAACAGCTTCACCACCAAAATTCATACGGTTTGGTGTTTTACCATCCAAGTTTGGTGCTGCATCTTTACCACTCACTACTGTAATTGGCGTTGAATTAACTCCTTCGCCAAGATTAATTGTAGTGGTATTAACCGTTGTTGCAGTGACATTTTCAGCTTTCAAGTCTTTTGTGGTAGAAATAGTGAAGTTAATACCATTCTGTTCAAGTTTGATATTGTCACCTGCGATATAGTTTACAGTTGCACCTGACGCTACCTTAGCAACTTCAGTACCACTTACTTCACCAGTAGAGCCTTCTTTCTTCGTTGCCGTTGCATTCCAGCCTTTACCCGCAAGTTCTTTCACTGCGTATAACTGACTACCATTTACCGCATCTTTCGATGTGCTCGCTACATCACCATCTTGAACATTGGTGACTTTCTTATCACCAGCATTGATACCATCTTTTGTGACAGATACATCACCAGCTTTTAAGCCATCTTTATTTAAAGCAACATTATTACCCACTTTCACACCGTCATTATTCATCACAGTATCACCAGTGGTTACGCTATCAACGTTAATGTCTTTAGCTAAGTTGAACGTTACATTATGACCCTCTTTAGTAATATTGATGTTCTTATCTGTATTTTTCAGATCAACGGTATCACCAGGTTTTACATTAGAAGAATTAGTACCATTCGCTGTTAAATTCCAGCCTTTATTAGCTACTTCTTCTACTTTTTTAAGCTGTGAAACATTTACTGCATCAGTATCATCTTCACCTGCTTTCAAACCTGTAATTTTCTTATCGCCCATACCAATGCCTTTATCATTGATCGTTACACCACCAATCTCAGCACTGTCTAAGCCTTTAAGATCTTTCGCTAATTTCACATTTAATGTGCCATTACCGTCAGATTCAACACCAATATTGTTATCTGATAATGTGCCTGTTGCTCCACCTTTGACAAAGATTTGATCACCTAAGCGACGCTCAAAGTTCTTCGCAACATTATCACCACCAAAGGTGAGTGCTTTAAATGCCTGTTCAGCTGTTTTATTGATCGCATCATTCACATTATTAACTGTGGTGCCATTTACAGTAATAGGATCTTTACTTACAGTAATATCACCTGCTTTCAAACCATTTGTATCAATTTTGGTATCGCCCGCAGTCACACTATCAACCTTGATATCTTTCGATAAAGCAATCTTAACTTTACCCTTATCTACTTCTGTACTGATATTGTCATCTTTGCCAACAACCTCAACAGTTTCACCTAATGGTTTCTTCACTGAATTACCATCTTGAGCAGTTAACCCAAAGCCTTTTGTCGTGAGGTTATTTACGGTTTGATAAAGTTGGCTACCATTTACCGCATCTTTTGATGTTTCATTCACATCACCTGCTGCTACATTGCTAATTTTCTTATCAGCGGCATCAATACCAGATTTAGTAACACTTGGACCGTCTTTAATAGTCAAACCATCTGTATTTAAAACAGTATCACCAACTGTTACATTACCTGCAGCATTAACATTAGTCACATTAATTGTTTCATTTAAATTAAATGTCACATTATCGTCTGTTGCATTTTTGGTAATGAGAATATTGCCATCAGTGTTATTTAAATCAACTGTTTCACCAGGTGCAACATTACTACTATTCGTACCATTAGCAGTTAAATTCCAGCCTTTATTAGCTACTTTTTCCACATTTTTCAATTGTGAAACATTCACTGCATCCTTGTCATCGGTACCTGCTGCAACATTGGTTATTTTATTACCAGCTGCATCAATACCATTTTTAGTGACACTTGGACCACCGTTAACAGTTAAACCATCGTTATTAATGGTTGTATCTCCTGCTTTGACGCTATCAACGTTAAGATCTTTATTTAACTTAACTTGAACGCCATTAGGATTCGCTTCAGTCGTAATATTATCGTCACCGGTAATCGCAACTTTATCGCCTAATTTCTTAACATCAGACTCTTTGCTATCACCTGTAAACGTCAAGCCTTTTGTGCTTACTGTGGTATTCGCATCCATACCTTGTTTAATCTCATCTTTTGTTTTTTGAGATAAATCAAGATGATAGTTCGTTACAGAAGCATCTCCGACATCTTTCGCACCTTTGTTTTCTACTGTTAATGCATCAGTGGTTGTCACATTTGCAGAGGTATCTACAGCATCAATTTTGTAAATAGTTTGACCATTTTCACCTTTTTCTGGTGTAACACTTGTGTTTTTACCAGCTTTAACCTCTGTTTTTGCAGCTTTTAATTGAGAAACATTAACTGCATCCTTGTCATCGGTACCTGCTTCAACATTGGTAATTTTATTACCAGCTGCATCAATACCATTTTTAGTAACACTTGGCCCACCGTTAACAGTTAAACCATCATTATTAATTGTGGTATCACCAGCTTTTACACTATCAACTTTGATATCCTTAGCTAATTTAATTTCTAATTTATCAGTGCCATCTGCCACCACGCCAATGTTACCATCAGAAAGGTTAGTCACATCAGTTACACCGCCAACTAATTTAACTGTTTCACCTAATTTACGTGTTACATTAGTGCCTGTATCACCAGCAAAGGTTAATGGCATGTTACGCACTTTATTAATAGCATTGGTCACATCACCTGCAGTTGCTAGGTTGCTTGGATTCGCTGCAGTTGCATTGCCATCTTCGCCTGTTTCGATAGTTGTTGTGTTGACATTAAATGTCACATTCGAACCATTACCGTTATCAGTCACGTTTGCAGTTGTCAATGTACCATTCACAAAGTTCACAAAACCATTGTTATTGATACGTGATTTAGAAGTACCATTTTCTTGTACGTTAAAGCCACTATTGTGTAATACCGTATAAAGTTGTGAACCATTTACCGCATCCGTTGAAGTTGGCGAAAGACGCCCTGCTGCCACATTATGAATTTGGCGTTCGTTACCCGCCTTGCCGACAGAAACAGCGCCATTGATTAAAGACTTCTTAGCTGCAAAGTCAATATTTTTACTTGCACCAGCATCATCTTTAAATTCCGCATATCCAGTTGTATTATCGAACATATTCACGTTAGCTTGCGAATCAGCACCTAAAGCAACCGCATCCTGTGCAATTGCTTCAGCATAGCGACCAATTGCCGCTGCTCGCCGCTGAGTAGCTTTCGCCGTATAACCTAGCGCCAACGACTCTCGCCCAGTTGCCTCTGAATAAGCCCCTTGAGAAATAGCAAAAGCCTTCGATGCATTCGCAGAATACCCCATTGCAATAGAATGCTCTATCGCAGCCTTCGTATCTTGGCCAATTGCAATTGAATATTGACCTGATGAATTTGCACCTAGGCCAAACGCCATCGCAGAATAATCAGTCGCTTTACTCCCTTGTCCTAAAGCTATGGTATTTATACCACTTGCTAATGAATTAACACCGATAGCAATTGTTGTCTCATTAGACGCATTTGAGTTGGCTCCAAAAGCCATCGAATCTGCATGAGTAGTGCTAGCATTCAATCCAACAGCAATAGAATTAACAGCGATAGGTGTAGTACTTGCATTAGGCCCAATAGCAATAGAGTCAACACCTGAGGCCCCCGTATTATTCTGGTTGCCTGTTACATTTGATTTAACCGAGAAATAACGAATTTTTTCAATTTCAGCCATCGCAGCGTAAAGCTGAGAACCATTGATTGCATCAGTAGAAGTTGAAGAAATATCACCTGGTGCAAGATTGATAATTTGACGTTCATAGCCTTTATCACCAATAGAAACCACATCCCCTTCATCCACTTGTGCACCACCTGCCCAAGTATATGTTGTACCTAAAATTGTTCTTTCTACATAAGCCTGACCAGCCTTAGATATAACTGAAGCTGTACCTAATGCAACTGAGTTTAATTTTGTTGCTTTTGCCCCTGTACCAAGAGCTGTCGCACCAAATACTGTTGCTTTTGATTTAGTACCAATAGCTAGAGATAAAGCGGCTGAAGAATTAGCTTGTACCCCTAGCGCAACTGAACCTTCACCCGCTATCGCATTTTCATATGTACCACTATTCATCGTATCACCGGTCATTTACTTATAGATATCTCTTAAGCTTTTCCCATTCAAATTATACTCACCTGTTTTAATCCCTTTATTATTGTAGAGTATAAATTTGTGATTATCCGTATAAGCAACGCCTCCAACTGCATCAAGATCATCCCCCCCTAAAGCCATTGATGAATTACCATAAGCAATTACATTACCACCAATTGCAATAGATTGGTCACCACGCGCCCAAGCTCCTTCAGTAATTGATGGAGTTCCCTTCCCATAGGTTGGAGAAGCGCCTGCGAGATTCCCAGCTCCAATTGCAATTGCCTGTTGAATTTTCTGACTACCACTACCAATTTGTGCATTTTTTCCAATTAATATATTGCGAGCCGAACCAGTAGCATCTGTACCAAAGGTTCCAGTTAGATCGCCAATCAGCAGACTATCTGTATAACGACCATTTACGCCATTACCAATAGCGGTAGTATTTGCACCGCTTGCTGATGTTGCGGCATTCCCAACAGCAATACTAGAACCACCTACATTTGTAGGAGCATTGTTTCGATCACCTACAATCACTTTTGCTTGCGCCGGCATCATCACTGCAGATAAAGAAAGTGCAAATGCAGAAAGTTTGAAAAGAGAAGATAAACGTGTTTCGTTTGCTACACGTTGTTTTGAGTTTGAAGAAGCTTTTACGGCTCCTTTCGCTAATTCTGATGTCACGACGAAAGATTGTGTCGTTTTGTTCCAAATGATCTTAAATATTTTGTTCATAAAAAAGTTATCCCAAGCTAAATAGATTTAGGTATTCATCACATCCCAACAAACAATAGAATAAGATGGGTAAAAATAAGGTTCCGGGAGTATAGCTGACTCATCTATAAGATCAAGAAAATAATCACTTTTTATACCATTTTTCACAAGAAATTTACATTTTCTATACAAGGTATCGTTTGCGTAAAAAGAATGCTCATTAAAATTAGGTCAAAGTCAGTAATAATGAGCATGGAATTGTCTTTATATAAGTCAAAAACAATGTAAAAGTTGACCGCACTTTTTTCTCTTAATATGCAACTCACCTACCACTTCCCTAATCCCTTTATACCCCTTTAGAAGTATTTTTATTTTAAAGTTTGATCAACCTCAAAGTTTTGAAAAAAAACCTTAGGAAAACTACTGCTTTTTGGTATCTTATGCTTGCACTGAACTATTTTTATAAGTGAATTCAAAAGCTTAATAGGAATTGTTCGCATTTAAAATTGTTTTTTTATTCTTTCCTAATGGAGTGATTATCGTGAACGCATTGAGAAAAAGCCTTGTTTTGGCCACTTCTTTCGCAGCTTTAGGTGTGTATAACTCAGCGATGGCTGAAATGGTATACAAACCTGTTGACCAACCTGTGGAAGCACCAAACCCTAATTTAAAAATCGAAGCAGTGAATGAAAAATTTGCTGAGAAATATCCTAGCCAATTCAATTCGTGGAAAGCGACTGAAAAAGGCGACAAAATCATCTATGCTGATGAACAAGACCCTCGTTTAATCGTGTTATGGGGAGGCTATTCTTTCGCAAAAGAATATAACGCACCTCGTGGTCACGTTTATGCAGTAGAAGATGTACGTAATATTTTACGTACTGGTGCGCCCAAAAATGCAAATGATGGCCCACAACCAATGGCATGTTGGACTTGTAAAGGTCCAGACGTTCCTCGTTTAATTGCAGAATGGGGTGAAGATGGTTACTTTGGTGCCAAATGGGCTAAAGGTGGACCAGAAATTGTCAACTCGATCGGTTGTGCTGACTGTCACGATACGACCTCTAAAGACTTTGCTGAAGGCAAACCTGCATTACGTATTGCTCGTCCACACGTTCTTCGTGCATTAGATCACTTAAATAATGCACTTCAAGCAAAAGCAAAAGCTGAAGGTAAAGAACAAGCTAACTTAAGCTTTAACACAGCTGCTCGCACTGAAAAACGTGCTGAAATCTGTGCAAACTGTCACGTTGAATACTACTTCGCGGGCGACTTAAAACAAGTAACCTTCCCTTGGGATAACGGTCAAACTGTTGATGACATCGAAAAATACTATGATGATATCGGCTTCAGTGACTGGACTCACTCGCTTTCTAAAGCACCAATGTTAAAAGCGCAACACCCTGACTTTGAAATTTGGTCTTTAGGTATGCACGGTAAAAACGGCGTAACTTGTATCGACTGTCACATGCCTAAAGTACAAGGTAAAGACGGTAAAGTTTACACCGACCACCAAATCCAAAACCCATTCGATGCATTTGATACCACTTGTGCAAACTGTCACGATCAAAGCAAAGAAAAACTTAAAGACATCGTTGCTTCACGTAAAAAAGAAGTGAAAGATGTAATGGGTCGTTTAGAAGATCAACTTGTTCGTGCTCACTTTGAAGCAAAAGCTGCATGGGATGCAGGTGCAACGAAAGAAGAAATGGAACCTGCTTTAATGGATATCCGTCACGCTCAATGGCGTTGGGACTACACAGCAGCAAGCCATGGTGGTCACATGCACGCACCTGATGTAGTACTTCGCGTATTAGGTTCTGGCATAGACAAAGCAGCAGATGCTCGCGCTAAACTTGCAGCAATCTTAACTAAACATGGCGTGAAAACGCCGGTTGAAGTACCCGATATTTCTACAGCTGATAAAGCATGGAAAGTAATGGGTATCGATATCGAGAAAGAACGTAAAGCGAAAAAAGAATTCTTAGAAACTGTTGTACCTCAATGGGTAAAAGAAGCGAAAGCCAATGGCAAATTAGCTGAAGATACCGCAACAAAACAATAAAAAAAGAACCGCACTTTGTAACTGAAGTGTCGAAGTGCGGTCATTTTTAACCCTATATTTGAGGTAATCAGAATGAATTTAACTTCTTTAATCAGCAAATCGGCAAAATCCCTTGTAATGCTTGCAATGCTTGCGGCAATGCCAATGGCTGCAAGTGCGGAAGAGATGGCAAAAACACCAGCCTCTCAACTCACTTATGAGCCACAATTGGATAACCAACGTGACCCAAACCAATATTGTGCAAAATGTCACAAATTTGACAAAGTCGATAAAAACCAAACTTTAGATCAATCTGGTGGTGAATTACACTTTGGTAAATTCCACGGCGCACACTTAAATCAAAAAAGTCCTAACACAGGTAAACCGATTAACTGTGTAAACTGTCACGGTAATATTTCGGAAGATCACCGTCGTGGTGCAAAAGATGTGATGCGTTTTGATGGCGATATCTTTGGTGATAAAAAACCAATGTATACCGCGCAAGAACAAAACCAAGTTTGTTTTGCTTGTCACCAACCTGCAAAACTTCGTGAAAAACTTTGGGCGCACGATGTTCACGCAATGAAATTGCCTTGTGCAAGCTGCCACACATTACACCCGAAAGATGATGCAATGAAAGGTATTCAACCGAAAAATCGTGTGAAACTTTGTGTAGATTGCCACGGCGAACAACAAAAACGCAAAGCGGCAAAAGACACACAATCACAAACGCAATCAACCGAACAAAAGGATAAATAATGACAGCTTGTTCACGCCGAAACTTTGTTTCCGGCATGGGGGCACTAATCCTTATGACGGGAACATCAGTGACCTCTTTAGCGAAAGAGGAAAAGGCGGATAAACCAAAACGCTATGCAATGGTACACGACGAAACAGCTTGTATCGGCTGTACCGCTTGTATGGATGCTTGTCGTGAAACTAACCACGTTCCTGAAGGCGTTTCACGTTTGGAAATTCTCCGTAGCGAACCTTATGGCGAATTCCCAAATCAAGAATACGAGTTTTTCCGTCAATCTTGCCAACATTGTACAAACGCCCCTTGTGTGGCTGTTTGTCCAACCGGTGCATCATTTATTGATCCTGAAACAGGTATCGTAGATGTGCATAAAGATCTTTGTGTAGGTTGCCAATACTGTATCGCAGTTTGTCCTTATCGCGTACGTTTCATTCATCCAGAGCATCTTACTGCGGATAAATGTAACTTCTGTCGCGATACAAACTTAGCAGCTGGCAAACAACCTGCTTGTGTAGAAGCTTGTCCAACCAAAGCATTAACCTTTGGCGATATGAATGATCCAAGCAGTGCAGTTTCTCGCAAAGTGAAAGAAAATCCGGTTTATCGCACGAAAGTGGAATTAGGTACTCAACCAAATCTTTACCATATTCCATTCCAACACGGGGAGCCAAGAAGATGACATTAGATTATCCTGTTCCGTTTCACACACCTAATTTGGTGTGGGATTCAACAATCGCTATCTATTTGTTCTTACTTGGTATTTCTTCCGGTGCGGTACAATTAGCGATTGCTTATAAACGTAGTCACAAATTAGAAAATCCTAGCAAAAACTGGATTATCAGAGCAGCCGCCGTTTTAGGTTCTGTGCCAACATTAATCGGTTTAACCCTGTTAATTTTCCACTTGGCACGTCCTTGGACATTCTGGAAATTGATGTTTAACTATCAATTTAACTCTGTAATGTCTATGGGGGTAATGTTATTCCAAGTTTATATGCTATTCTTGGTATGTTGGTGTGCGGTTATCTTCAAAGAAGATATCATGGCGCTCATCCAACGTTTTATGCCAAAACTTGGTTTCGTCGGTAAAATTATCAATGTATTAGAACG
This genomic window contains:
- the dut gene encoding dUTP diphosphatase, yielding MKKIDVKILDSRIGNEFPLPTYATEGSAGLDLRALLEEGIEIQPGETKLIPTGLSIYIADPNLAAVILPRSGLGHKHGIVLGNLVGLIDSDYQGPLMVSVWNRGHEPFKIEVGDRIAQLVFVPVVQAEFNIVSEFAETERGEGGFGHSGKK
- the mutM gene encoding DNA-formamidopyrimidine glycosylase — encoded protein: MPELPEVETALRGITPYLKGFTIEKIVVRQPQLRWVVSPELTTLKNVKILDTSRRAKYLIIHTEKGYIIGHLGMSGSVRIVPHDSPIDKHDHLDIVMNNDKLLRYNDPRRFGAWLWTESLDDFHLFLKLGPEPLSDEFNAEYLFKKSRKKSTALKTFLMDNAVVVGVGNIYANETLFLCGLHPMKLAENLTRNQCVLIVETIKNVLAKAITQGGTTLKDFLQPDGRPGYFAQELLVYGNKDKPCPKCGTKIESMIIGQRNSFYCPHCQKKK
- the rpmB gene encoding 50S ribosomal protein L28 — its product is MSRVCQVTGKRPAVGNNRSHALNATRRRFLPNLHTHRFWVESENRFVTLRLTAKGMRIIDKKGIDAVLAEIRARGEKI
- the radC gene encoding RadC family protein encodes the protein MQTNSPLMPREKLLKYGVEALEDHELLAIFLRTGIKGCPVMALSHSVLQHFGSLRALLSADKEAFCKVKGLGITQFVQLQATTEMTKRYLKQELLIEHVFSDTSTVKLYLQAELHHEEREIFMVLFLDNQHRLIKKERLFLGTINVTNVYPREIIKESLYCNAAALILAHNHPSGLAEPSYSDKLITQKIIEAAELMDIRILDHFIVGKGTCYSFAEHNLL
- the rpmG gene encoding 50S ribosomal protein L33, whose protein sequence is MAAKGAREKIRLVSTAETGHFYTTDKNKRNMPEKMEIKKFDPVVRKHVIYKEAKIK
- the coaBC gene encoding bifunctional phosphopantothenoylcysteine decarboxylase/phosphopantothenate--cysteine ligase CoaBC, which translates into the protein MSLSGKRIVVGITGGIAAYKTIEFIRLLRKSNAEVRVALTPAATEFVTPLTLQAISGNAVSQSLLDPQAELAMGHIELAKWADAIVIAPASADFIARLTVGMANDLLSTICLATGAPILLAPAMNQQMYRQAITQQNLTALSARGIHFVGPNSGFQACGDVGAGRMSEPAEIFESLQSLFVVQQDLADLSVTITAGPTREAIDPVRYISNHSSGKMGFAIAEAFAKRGANVTLIAGPVNLATPKNVHRIDVTTAHEMWQASLESAVKNRIFIGCAAVADYRVAEVADQKIKKTNDNDALSLKLVKNPDIIASVASLEKDRPFVVGFAAETQNVAEYAKSKLQHKNLDMICANDVSGGQVFGQDQNALQIFWGTGEKALPLADKNKLAEVLVTEIVEHYHK